The DNA segment TTGCCCAAAATAGTGAAAAAGGAGGAAGTCCTGCAAGAGAAAAAAGGAACATTCCAAGAATTAAAGCAGTTGCTGGAGATACTTTAACAAATCCACTAAAATGTTTAAAATGATATGGAGAAGTGTAATCTGTAAAACCTTTTCCCCTATTTATCCAAAGCATTCCAAAAGCACCCATATTTGTTATTGCAAATAGTATCCAATACAAAAATAAAGTAACCGTTGCTTGGTGTGTTGTTATTACTAATGTAGCCATTGCCATACCTGTATTTGCAATAGATGAATATGCTAGCATTCTTTTTACATCAGTTTGATGTAGAGCTATTAGATTTGGAATAGTCATTGTTAAAACCACAATAGTATAAAGCAGGGCGTTTATTATTTTGTCATCAACTTGTATGAATATTTCAAAAAATCTTAAAGCCACAATAAATACAGCCATTTTTGGAACTATCGATAAAAATCCTGCCATTACTGAAGTTGAACCTTGGTAAACATCTGGAACCCAAACATGGAATGGGAAAAGTGATAGCTTAAATCCCAAAGATACTAACATAAAACAAAATGCACTTAAAACTAAAATATAGTTTGAAAAGTTATCTTTTGTTAAAAAACCTTCAGCTGTAATAACTGTTGCAATTCCATCAAGTTCAAGTGTTCCTGTAACTGCATATAAAAGCATACTTGCAAATACAAAGCAAGCTCCACCAATTGAACCCATTGTAAAATATTTTATACTTGCTTCTAAACTAGCCATTTTATTATGCATTGCAATTAATACATAAAGAGCTAAAGATGAACTTTCAAGTGCTATAAAAATCAAAATTAAAGAATCACTACTAACCATAAATTGGAAAGAGGCTATTACAAAAAGATATAAAGCAAAATATTCAGCCATTCTATATTCTTGGAATCTAAGTTTTGACATAGCAAAAAAAATAAATATAATAGCACTTAATATGATAATTATTTGAGCTAGTATTGATACCCCATCAAGAAGTATTAAATCAAACATACCCCTTTTGTCTGCGTTATATGCAATTAGTGTAAATAAATCAAAAACTAAAAATAGAACAACTAAAAATACATATAAAGATTTATGTTTATTTTTATTAAAAATATCAGTTAAAATAATACTCAATGCACCAATAATAGCTATTGCCATAGGAGCAATAGAGTTTAAATTTAAAGAGTCTAAACTAATATTAATTTCACTCATTTAAAGCTCCTTTTATAGAGTTTAGTTCATTTAATTTATCTTTTGTCTCAATTTTTATAGCTTTACTCTCCATAATTTGTAGGTGATTTGTAACTGAAACATTTAATGGGTCTAGAATTATTTTTGGATAAATTCCTAAAAAGATAATCAAAATAACTAAAGAGCCTAATGCTACAAGTTCTCTTCCATAAATATCTTTTAGACTCATATTTATAATTTTTAATCTTCCAAAAAATGATTGTTTATACATATTTAGCATATAAACTGCACTTAAAACTATTGTTAAAACTGCAATTGATGCTAGAATAGGAGAGTATTTGAAAAATCCTAAAAGTGATAAAAATTCTCCTACAAATCCAACTGTTAAAGGAAGGCCAATAGATGCCATAAGAACAATTAAGTAAAGTGTTGCAAATAAAGGCATATTAGAAGCTAAACCACCAAATTTTTTGATTAGTTTTGTCCCAGTTCTATCATATAAAAGTCCAACACACATAAATAAAGCTCCAGATACAATACCATGTCCAATCATTAGAAAAACAGCTCCAGAAACCCCTTCAACATTTAAAGCAAATACTCCAATTGTAATAATTCCCATATGTGAAATTGATGAATACGCAATTAGTTGTTTCATATCTTCTTGAGCATAAGCTATCATCGCAGTGTAGATTATTGCAATTATTCCTAATGTTGCTAGTAAAGGAACAAAATATACACTAGCATCAGGGAAAAGTCCTAAAGAAAATCTAATAAATCCATAAGTTTCCATTTTTAATAAAATTGCCGCTAAAACAATTGAACCAATTGTTGGTGCTTGTCCATGAGCTAAAGGTAGCCACGTATGAAATGGAAACATTGGCATTTTTACAGCAAATCCAAAGAAAAAAGCTATAAAAAGCCAAAGTTGTAAATCAAAAGGTAAGTTTATATTCATCCAATCATATAAAGCAAAGCTCCAAACACCAGTTGCTTGATAGTAAACATAACCAAAGTATAGTATTCCTACAAGCATTATTAGTGAACCTGTAAATGTATATAAAAAGAATTTTACGGCTGCATAAAGTCTTTTGTTGTAACCCCAAAACCCAATAATATAAAACATTGGAATAATAGTAAGTTCCCAAAATATATAAAATAAGATGACGTCAAATGCTGCAAAAACTCCAACCATTGTCATCTCTAAAAATAACATAGTAATGATGAGGTTTTTTACATCTCTTTTTTCAGTCAAGCCAATAACAGCAATCATCGTCATAAATGTAATCATAATTATTAAAAATAAAGAGATTCCATCGACTCCTATTAAATAGTTAATTCCATAAGAGCTAATTATTGGGATATTTACCATAAATTGAACATCAGCACTATTTACATCAAAGTTGTAATATAAAATCATAGATAAAACAAACTCAACAAAAGTAACCACTATTGCAAATTGTCTCATAGAGTCTTTATCTATTAAAAATCCTAAAATGGCTGCGACTGCTGGAAAAAATATAAGCATTGTTAAAATATGTTCCATAAAAAACCTTTAATAAACTAATAAAACTATGATAAATAAAAGAGCTGATAAAAGCCCAAATATCATAAGTCTTAGTGATGTTGATAAATTTCCAGATTGAATAGGTCTTAGTTTTGCACCTAAATTATATACAAAGTAACCGATTTTATCTATTGTATTATCTATTAATTTTATCTCTATATATCTATTTAAAAGAACTGAAAATCTATAGTAAGGTTTTACTATAAAAGCCTTATAAATTTTTGGAATAAAATACTCTTTTAGTAAAATATTTTTGATGATTCCTATATTTTCTTCTTTTGTTTGGCTATTTTTGTATTTAAGAATTGCAAATAAAATCCCAAATATTGATGTAAAACTAGCAATTAAAATTAAAATCCAAATTTGTTCATGATTTAAATTTATTGTAAAAGCAGGAAGTAGCCTTGTTACAAACTCTTCAAAATATTTTGAACTCCATCCAGAAATTATTGTTAAAAATAATAGTGGTAGAATAGAAAATATAGCTAAACTTTTTGCTTCATGAATATTTGAATTTTTTTCATCATAATTTGCTTTTACAAAAAACACTCTCATAATTAATCTAAAAGAGTAAAAAGCTGTTAGAAATGCTGTGATTACTAATGTAATATATAAAATTAAGTAGTTTTGATTATAAACACTTTCTAAAATTTTATCTTTTGAGAAAAATCCAGCTAATGGGAAAATAGCACTTAATGCTAGTGATGAGATAATCATTATAATTGCAGTTGCTTTCATTTTAGGGTATAAATTCCCCATTTTTCTAATATCCAAATTTCCATTTGTTGCATGCATTACATTTCCTGCTCCTAAAAATAGAGCCGATTTAAAAAATGCATGTGTAAATAAGTGAAATAGGGCAATACTATATGCACCAACTCCAACAGCTGCGAACATATAACCTAATTGAGATAGAGTTGAGTAAGCTATTATTCTTTTTAAATCATTGTTTACTAAAGCCATAGAAGCTGCAAATATTGCAACAAAAGAGCCTAAACAAGCAATTATAAAACTTAGATTTGGAATTAAAAAATATATTTCATTGCATCTTATGATTAGATAAACACCTGCTGTTACCATCGTTGCTGCATGAATTAATGCAGAAACTGGAGTTGGACCTTCCATAGCATTGGCAAGCCAAGTATGAAGAGGAAATTGAGCAGATTTTCCCATAGCAGCTACAAAAAGAGAAATTCCAATTAAAAGAACGGTAAAGTTATCTAAATAAGATATAGTTTTAAAAACTATATCAAAATTTAAACTTCCTATATTCCAATAGATTAAAAACATTGCAATCATTAATCCCATATCACCAATTCTATTTACAATAAATGCTTCATTAGAAGCTTTAGAGGCTTTGATTTTTTTATAATAAAATCCTATTAGAAGATAAGAACAAACTCCTACACCTTCCCAACCAATAAATAAAACAGCAAAATTATCAGCTAATATTAGTACAAGCATTGAGAAAACAAAAAGAGATAAATAGCTAAAAAATCTATTAAAACCAATATCATCTTCCATATACCAAATAGAGTAAAAGTGAACCATTGTTGAAACAATAGTAACCACCAAAAGCATAACAACACTAACATGGTCTAGGTTAAATGAAAATGATAAATCTAAATTTCCAATAGTTATCCAATCAAATAAAAAAATCTCTATAGCAAAATCATTTTCATAAATATAAGAAAATAGATAAAAACTTGAAATCATTGAGATTAAAAT comes from the Aliarcobacter cibarius genome and includes:
- the nuoN gene encoding NADH-quinone oxidoreductase subunit NuoN; translated protein: MSEINISLDSLNLNSIAPMAIAIIGALSIILTDIFNKNKHKSLYVFLVVLFLVFDLFTLIAYNADKRGMFDLILLDGVSILAQIIIILSAIIFIFFAMSKLRFQEYRMAEYFALYLFVIASFQFMVSSDSLILIFIALESSSLALYVLIAMHNKMASLEASIKYFTMGSIGGACFVFASMLLYAVTGTLELDGIATVITAEGFLTKDNFSNYILVLSAFCFMLVSLGFKLSLFPFHVWVPDVYQGSTSVMAGFLSIVPKMAVFIVALRFFEIFIQVDDKIINALLYTIVVLTMTIPNLIALHQTDVKRMLAYSSIANTGMAMATLVITTHQATVTLFLYWILFAITNMGAFGMLWINRGKGFTDYTSPYHFKHFSGFVKVSPATALILGMFLFSLAGLPPFSLFWAKMYLIGSAINADQIALAIIIVINSVIAAFYYLRPVGAMFLKDPDEFTKKEFMQNATNVTRSIIALVVILSIISILLIEPLLGIIEHYLKDSLF
- a CDS encoding NADH-quinone oxidoreductase subunit M, with translation MEHILTMLIFFPAVAAILGFLIDKDSMRQFAIVVTFVEFVLSMILYYNFDVNSADVQFMVNIPIISSYGINYLIGVDGISLFLIIMITFMTMIAVIGLTEKRDVKNLIITMLFLEMTMVGVFAAFDVILFYIFWELTIIPMFYIIGFWGYNKRLYAAVKFFLYTFTGSLIMLVGILYFGYVYYQATGVWSFALYDWMNINLPFDLQLWLFIAFFFGFAVKMPMFPFHTWLPLAHGQAPTIGSIVLAAILLKMETYGFIRFSLGLFPDASVYFVPLLATLGIIAIIYTAMIAYAQEDMKQLIAYSSISHMGIITIGVFALNVEGVSGAVFLMIGHGIVSGALFMCVGLLYDRTGTKLIKKFGGLASNMPLFATLYLIVLMASIGLPLTVGFVGEFLSLLGFFKYSPILASIAVLTIVLSAVYMLNMYKQSFFGRLKIINMSLKDIYGRELVALGSLVILIIFLGIYPKIILDPLNVSVTNHLQIMESKAIKIETKDKLNELNSIKGALNE
- the nuoL gene encoding NADH-quinone oxidoreductase subunit L; protein product: MENFLYIALFSPLIATLFSALFAFSKPLKFIGFLNSTLILISMISSFYLFSYIYENDFAIEIFLFDWITIGNLDLSFSFNLDHVSVVMLLVVTIVSTMVHFYSIWYMEDDIGFNRFFSYLSLFVFSMLVLILADNFAVLFIGWEGVGVCSYLLIGFYYKKIKASKASNEAFIVNRIGDMGLMIAMFLIYWNIGSLNFDIVFKTISYLDNFTVLLIGISLFVAAMGKSAQFPLHTWLANAMEGPTPVSALIHAATMVTAGVYLIIRCNEIYFLIPNLSFIIACLGSFVAIFAASMALVNNDLKRIIAYSTLSQLGYMFAAVGVGAYSIALFHLFTHAFFKSALFLGAGNVMHATNGNLDIRKMGNLYPKMKATAIIMIISSLALSAIFPLAGFFSKDKILESVYNQNYLILYITLVITAFLTAFYSFRLIMRVFFVKANYDEKNSNIHEAKSLAIFSILPLLFLTIISGWSSKYFEEFVTRLLPAFTINLNHEQIWILILIASFTSIFGILFAILKYKNSQTKEENIGIIKNILLKEYFIPKIYKAFIVKPYYRFSVLLNRYIEIKLIDNTIDKIGYFVYNLGAKLRPIQSGNLSTSLRLMIFGLLSALLFIIVLLVY